One segment of Streptomyces sp. NBC_00576 DNA contains the following:
- a CDS encoding L,D-transpeptidase codes for MEKRVMTDSRRRKGLMAASALLGGVLVLSACSGGDSDSASKGDSGTDTSQAKADEAAAEKASEAQIKITPGDGSNNASINNAAQVAVTKGTLTAVEMTTADGTAVAGEISADKTSWKPSGQLERATTYKVTAEAKDADGRAAHENASFTTVAAANSFVGYFTPEDGSTVGVGMPVSINFDKAITDKSAVQKAVTVSSTSGQEVVCHWFNDTRMDCRPDDYWQENSTVTLKLALDGVEGASGVYGVQQKTVTFKIGRNQVSIVDAKTKTMKVTQDGKVVKTIPISSGSPENKTYEGRMVMSEKFKETRMNGATVGFTDDDGKGEYDIKDVPHAIRLTTSGTFVHGNYWSPDGTFGSANVSHGCVGLNDTKGANDPNSEGAWFYDHSIIGDVVDVRNTGDKTVDPANGLNGWNMSWADWKAGSQA; via the coding sequence ATGGAGAAGCGTGTGATGACGGACAGTAGGCGGCGCAAGGGTCTGATGGCCGCGTCCGCCCTGCTCGGTGGCGTGCTGGTGCTCTCTGCGTGCAGCGGAGGCGACAGCGACAGTGCCTCCAAGGGCGACAGCGGTACCGACACCTCGCAGGCCAAGGCCGACGAGGCGGCGGCCGAGAAGGCCTCCGAGGCGCAGATCAAGATCACGCCAGGGGACGGTTCGAACAACGCCTCCATCAACAACGCCGCCCAGGTGGCGGTGACCAAGGGCACTCTGACGGCCGTGGAGATGACGACGGCGGACGGTACCGCTGTCGCCGGTGAGATATCGGCCGACAAGACCAGCTGGAAGCCGAGCGGCCAGCTGGAGCGCGCCACCACCTACAAGGTGACGGCCGAGGCGAAGGACGCCGACGGCCGCGCCGCCCACGAGAACGCCTCGTTCACCACGGTCGCCGCCGCGAACAGCTTCGTCGGCTACTTCACTCCCGAGGACGGCTCGACCGTCGGGGTGGGCATGCCCGTGTCGATCAACTTCGACAAGGCGATCACCGACAAGTCTGCCGTGCAGAAGGCCGTCACGGTCTCCTCGACCAGTGGGCAGGAAGTCGTCTGCCACTGGTTCAACGACACCCGTATGGACTGCCGGCCCGACGACTACTGGCAGGAGAACTCCACCGTCACGCTGAAGCTGGCGCTCGACGGAGTGGAGGGCGCGAGCGGTGTCTACGGCGTGCAGCAGAAGACGGTCACGTTCAAGATCGGCCGCAACCAGGTGTCCATCGTCGACGCCAAGACGAAGACGATGAAGGTCACCCAGGACGGCAAGGTCGTCAAGACCATCCCGATCTCCTCCGGTTCGCCCGAGAACAAGACGTACGAGGGCAGGATGGTGATGTCGGAGAAGTTCAAGGAGACGCGCATGAACGGCGCGACCGTGGGCTTCACCGACGACGACGGCAAGGGCGAGTACGACATCAAGGACGTGCCGCACGCCATCCGGCTGACCACGTCCGGCACCTTCGTGCACGGCAACTACTGGAGCCCCGACGGGACCTTCGGCAGCGCCAACGTCAGCCACGGCTGCGTCGGCCTGAACGACACCAAGGGCGCCAACGACCCGAACAGCGAGGGCGCCTGGTTCTACGACCACTCGATCATCGGTGACGTCGTGGACGTCCGGAACACCGGTGACAAGACGGTCGACCCGGCCAACGGCCTCAACGGCTGGAACATGAGCTGGGCGGACTGGAAGGCGGGTTCGCAGGCCTGA